The Syngnathus scovelli strain Florida chromosome 21, RoL_Ssco_1.2, whole genome shotgun sequence DNA segment CAAGTGACCGTTTGCCTCCGTGGCCCCCTGAGAGCATGTCCGCATTTGGAGCATCTTGTCATCCTTTTAAgctgggagggggtggggggggaactGCCACTTGACACCCTCCCCCCACCCTACATTTTAGAGGACAGGCCGATGCATCAGCAGTTGATGGCAGCATCATTACAACAGCAACAAAAGACGACCTTTCACCTTGCGTTTGCTGCGTTTGCAGCATTTGCTGCTTGCTAGCTTGGTGCACCTTTAGTCCTCTCCAAACAGCACCGGCGTGACGTCAAACAAACCTCCTGCTCCTTCTAAACAACAAAGTGCAGATCACTGTTGACCCGGGCAAGAACTTGACTCTGAGCgcttgaagagaaaaaaataaaatcaagcgTATGAGTTCTTATGGAAATGCCGCTCACAAGATCTCCCAAAGTTATTGGCCATAAGGACCCTTGGAAAGCGTCGTGGTTTAAAAACCGAAACGCGAGTGACGTTGCAGGCTGGGGATGGCCAGTCTcaaaatggataaaaaaaaacactttcacaAAAACAATTGCTCGCCTTTCTGTACATCTTTGTAGAAGCATTTCACGTGGGTTAAAATTGCCAACTAATTTCGAAGACAGGTCTTTTCTATTTGAACGGAGGGAGCAAATGTTTTGCAGGTCAGCGACGTGATGACGTCAATTAGGGAATAAGGCGCCGTCGAAGCCATCTCGCCTTGAGACCCGACGAGTCCGAGCACCGAAGGAAGGTTAATGAAAGGTGTGGCTGGCCTCAGGTTGGGGCGGGGCGATTTGCCCTCCCCGCAAGGCCAGGCAACCTGGGTGAAGGCGCGCCCAGCCGGCTTGGTCTTGACTGCTGCTTTGCTTTTCATTGTGGCGCACTTCCGCCATCTAGTGCCACTTTATTGTGACTACTACTTGACGTGTTGGGAGATTCGTTAACGTGCCATTTCGTTTACATGTGGTTCACATGTGCGTGCGCTACAACTATTACACACCCAAGTGAAGCCTATCATCAATCAAATTGGCTGCATTTGACGTCATCATTCCAAAATCTAAATTGATCCATTTTAGACTCAGATCAGATGACCACAATCATTAGGGTGGCACTCTGATCAACGTTTatcaataataatttaaaaaaaataataataagctcATTGGCTTGTCGGTGTCACGCCTTGCAACGGTGTTGATTATATCCAAGGCCTCGAACCCAGGTGAATGGCCCGGGAGtctttttttagttttatatGACAGTAAAGTATCGAATGCACGTCCAAACAGCGCTTGGTGAGACGTGACTAACTGGCTCATTCGGCTGTAGGGAATTCACAATTCTCCATTTGAATCGGCCATGTACAACTTTTCACAGAACACAATTGTCGCGTAtgccattgttttgttttggtttggtttggttttgtcGTTGTATCATGCGCTCAACTTTGGTCGGCATTTCCGCTAGGCGGGGCATGTAAACAGATTGGCAGCCACGCGAGCCAATGGGAATCTGGGAGATGTTTCCACTAACCAATGGGAGCGCAGGGGCTCGGTTTGCGCTCGTCAACGCTTCGGAACAGGACAAGCGGGTAAGTAACAATTTTGCCTGCTTATTTGTTGGAAATCATCGACCGCCACACTTGTCGCGACCACACGAGCCGTTTGCCTGCAACATTGACTGCCCGCTCAGAGCAAGGTTGGCGTTCTCAGCTCACTTTTCAACCTGAAGTCACGTAAAAGTCGCTGAGGGTTAGCCTAGCTTAGCCTGCCCTCGCTCTTTAGCATTAGCTTTGCTGCTAAACTCTTCTCCAGAAATCAGAACTTGACCCCCGAAATATGCGGGAGCGATCAGTGATGCGCATCAGCCACGAAAAAAGTCATTGTTGCAACTTGTCACCGCTCAACGGCGGCCTGAAGGAGCGCAGCGGACAACTTTCCCACGGCTGGTTGCCTCGCAGGCGGGAGGGTTTGGGTTCGAGTCTCGGATTAGGCATTCCTCTGCCGCCCCGTGCCGTGCCATGTCATGCCATCGATGGGCTGGCGACAAGTCGTACATTTCTCCTCCATTGCATTGCAGCAGTTTGTCTCTGTGCCCTGAcaaccagcccagcccagccagcCATTGTCCAGAGTGTTCATCTGCTGCGATTGACTGGTGGTGACCAATCCACTCTTTGTCTCCATGTGCCCTGACGTTGGCCGGCGCCCAGTCCCGGCCGGGTGCGAGCTGCGCTCATTTCCAGTCGTCCTACACCCTCACGAGGAGACAAAGCGTCAGAATGTCTGCTGCGACAGCTGTCCACCATTGACGTGGGGTCCCTGTCGCTTCATCCGGTTGTCGACTTGCGACGCATCGGAATACGTTTCACCGACGGCGGCCAGACGACGAGCATGGACTCAAAGGTACGACGTTTGTTTCACCCGCTTTGAGTTGTGTGCTGTTTGCATGTGTCAAAATGTTCacacatttgtgtgtttgtacaCGGGAGTACAAAAAACAAAGTCCAATTAGCTGAAACGGGGATTGGAAAACTCAATGAAGACGTCGGCGCTGGTTGCGTTTAGTCGCGCCTCACTTTGCTGCCATGATGTCAGTGTCAGAAGCGCACATCAGCAGGGGCGCTCCTTCAACTGCGGAAGCGCCTTGAAGAAAATAGTACCAAAATGATGTGGAAAGGACACAATCAAATCATTCGCTAGCCTGGTGTACCCCCCACCCTCTGCACTTAAATAGAAGTAAAGACAGAGATTGTCCAGATACTCATGTAAAGTTGATTTAAAATGTACTTCAACTGCAATGACAAGGTAAGTAAACATCGAAGCTAGGTTTCCAAAAGAATAGCatcactataaaaaaaaaaaaaaaagttgttgcgAAAAGGAGAAGCTTTCCAAAAACAAAACTCTCACGTAGGGATATCTTGCAAATGTACTCGAGTATAGTAATCAGGTAGCGAAGACTCGATGTTTGTGGCGCGAATGTGATGTTTGAAGCCTTTATGTCgttcattgttgttgttgttgttgttgttgtttggtgcGCTTGCCCCTCGCGGTGAGGCGCGGTACTGCCGAGGCCGCCTCTTGGCAGCCTTTTTTTGCGCACGCGCAGTGCGACGCTCGTGTGTTTGTCAGCTCAAAGCCGAGCGAGCAGCTAGCCGCCATTTTCTCAGCGTCTCTTCCGAAAAGCAGAGAAAAAGAGCAGCACCTACCGCCCGCCCTACGGCTTTCGGCCCGTCGTAAATCGGCTATTTGGCCGAGGCTCGGCCGGAGAGCCTCTCTATTTACCCGACCCACGGCCCGGTAGGACTCGTTCGACGGCCTTGTGCTGAAATCGGAAAGGCAGGAAGGCGAGCGAggctgcgagcgagcgagcaaggtgGAGATCGTTGATTCGCCCATTGCCTGGATCCGGAACGAAGCCGAGTGGCCCCCGTCGGGCGGGCCCCCggttgcattttgggggcaaattGATGGCCTAGAGGTCGATTCCAGCCGCCTTTTTGCCCCCCACCCCTTGCCCTtgttccccccctcccctcccacagCACCCCCACCCGCCCCCCGACCAACCGACCGGAGTGCAGGGAATTGTTGGGCGAATTCCCTCGGATAGTGCGAGCTCGTCACGTGGTAGGTTCCTCCTTTTTCTTTGTTAGCCGCAGCTAGCTCGCTCTTCTTCCTGCtgctccgccgccgccgtcacCGCCTCCCAACCGGTCCGCGCCTTAGCGGGCCAACGCGAGCGAGCGAACGAACAAACGAGCGACCAAGAGCTTCTCCGTGCGGGGCCGCGCGCGCACGACGTTGTTCCGGGACGAATTGACCAAACGTTGCCTTGCGTAATGAGGCGTGCCGCGCCTGCCTGCCTAGCCGCCCGCCGCCGCCCGTCCTTGGCGCCGTTGGCGAGCTATTAAATGAAGGGATGCGGGATCCCGTCGTCGTCGTAACGATGCTCGCGGTGGCCTTTCGGTTGGGGCTCTGGTCGCGTGTGTTGCATCAGCAGCAGTAGCCGCCGCAGAGCTAGCAGCTAACGTTAGCAGCCTTGGTGACATTTCTTCTTGTTGTtgccgacggacggacggacgtgcGTGCGTAATGTAAACACCATTTGGGTGCTTGTCGGAGGCAGCACGACGCCCGTTTTGTATGCTAAAAGGCAGATTACATAATGCGCCTGGGAAGCCCCAACAtggcgtggcggcggcggccgcgcgcGGCTACCGGAGATAGACTGCAGTCTAAAGGCATGCGATGGACAGCCAAGCCGTCATGTTGCTCCTCATGTCGCACACGCAATGACTCCTTTGACACAATGTGAAGCAGACGCCGTGACGTCACGGGGGCCTCAATCCACCGATTTAGCGGGACGCGTGGACGTACCCTCGCTTGCCGGTGTGACGGCAGGCTGAGTTTTCAAATCATTCCGAGACTCGGATTGAAGAGAAGCTCAAACGAAGCCGCTTGTGCACTTGTGTCCAACACACTTGCCAGTGTAATTTTCCACTCGTGCTCCGTGTATACACTTCAGGTTTTGTACATCTGTTCCATTTTGTCATACGCTCGCTCAGCCGTGGGAGAGATGACGAGACCGTGTTGGTTTCTCTTCAGCTTTGTGTTCATTTGAATGCCTGACACGACCAAAAGGCTCCATCAGAAAAGAACCGCTGGAATGCCCATAGAGTTCTGAAGAACCGACTTGGTGGTGGGAAATGGCGAGCTATCGTCTCTTCACTCGTAGGACCGCTTTTTGTTGCCCTTGGTACTTTACGCTTGTAAACAAATATCGATTTGTGGGGCAAATTTGGATTGGACGGCGATACGTGAACAAATTGGACGTTCAAACAAATCGCAAGTCCATTTGTTGACCGGGAAAAAATCGTTTCCGTTTTAGTTGCCTTTTATTTTGCATCTTGGCAAAAGCTGTTCCGTGCAGAGCGGCGCTTGCTCCACTTGTGGTAGCAACGACCCtcaccgtgttttttttttttttttttttttaactgtcacACCTTGCCCGCCTGTCTCCCCATTCtcttcttcattttgtttttgggcCCCGTCCTATGGGGCCACCAAATAATGGACGACGGGCCTCCGGTGGCCCCCTGGCTGTAGTTTGGCGTGAGATAGCTGTTATATCGGTCTGGTACTGACTGCGTGCTCTCGTCTCTCTTGTGCCCGCATAGGCTGTCCTCCGGAGGGGCAGTAAGCGGGGGGTGTGGAGCAGCAGGCCGCCGTGCCCGTCCCTCTGCACTGCATGGCTGCGATGGCGCCCGCTCTCACCGACGCCCCAGCCGAAGCTCACCACATCCGCTTCAAACTGGCCGCCCCGTCATCGAGTTTGTCCCCGGCCAGCGCCGACAACCACGCCAACGCCAGCAACATCCTCATCCACGCCGGAGGCCCCCCCAAGTGTAAGGTGGCCCCTGAAGACGACGACCAGCAGCAGCCGTCGTCGCAGCCGCCACCGTCCCAGGGGGACTCCCTGGGCAAGCTCCAGCCCCTAGTGGCATCCTACCTTTGCTCTGATGTGACTCCCGTGGCCTCAACCAAAGAGTCCATCACGCTGCAAGGGGTCCTCATCAAACAGTCAGTCCTGAAAAGCGGCAGAATTCTGCCGAGCTCGCGGCTCAACGGCGGAGACTTCCTGCTGAGGAAGCGGCACGCAATCGAACTGTCTGGAGACCAGCTCAAAAGCCTGATGAGCGCCAACGGCAACCAGCCGGCGGCGCCCGTCAACGGACTGGCCAAGAAGCTGGCCGCCGGCTCCGGCTGCGCCATGGCGACGGCGCTCAACGGCGACAAGCCTCCGGCCCACTCGCACGCGGCCGAGCCCGACGGCCGGCCGCCCCGAGTCGCCGTCAAAGGGAGCCTTCACCGCAGGCGATCGCCGGGACTTTGCCCCAACGCGCAGCAGGCAACCACGCAACAGTCGCCCTTGTCCCAGGACACCCGCAGCCCCGCCAGCCAAGACGTGAATTTGGAGCGCGGGGGCCCGAGTCCGGCGCGCTCAGACCGCGAGAGGCCGGGCTGCAGCCGGCGCGGCTCCCCGGCGGACGCTCGAGCGGGGGAGCGCGCCCGGCTCAGCGGCAGCCGGCAGGCGGAGATCGAAGGCCGCCTGCGACGGCTGCGCAAGCGCCTGCAGGTGGTCCAGGCCAAGCAGGTGGAGCGCCACGTTCAGCAGCAGCTGGGCGGCTTCTTGGAATCGGCCGTGGGCCGCCTGCTGGCCGCCGGTGGCGGCCGCAAGGACCACGCCTCGGCCCCCTGGAGGACGGGACGCCACTCGGCCGGCAGCGGCAGGGACGGCCTGAGCCGCTTCCTGAAGAGCGGCTCGGTTCCCTCGGAACTGGAGCGCCTGTATCTGAGCGGTTCGGCCAACTTGCGCTCGGTGGAGAAAGCCTTCGACTCGGACGTGACGGAGAGCAGCTCCGGCGGCGACTCGgacctggaggaggaggagctcaCCAGGGTggatgtggagcagcggcatgtCAAGATGTGAGTAACGCTGGCCGCTTTTGAGCACGCGCTCGCTCGACAGTCGCGCTTGAGAGCGCCGACGCTAGTCCAAATTCAATAGTCGCTACCTTGCCGACGGCCAGACGCAAACGCCGCTTTCGCAGCTCTTTGTCAGGAAGCGTACGCTTGTTCGTGTGCCTCGTCGCAAACATCTGGCTTGTTAGTTCCTCCACTCTTGTTATGTAACTCCAGCCcctgctccctccctccctccctccttttatGTAATGACTGCTGCAGTTTCCTGCCTGCACCCCGTCCTTCGCCATGCCCGCCTCAGCCGTGTGTCTCTCCTGTTCTTTGCATTTCACTCTCTAACTTGCCGCGGGAATTCAACATGGCCACAAAGCTGGATTTGACCAAGTTAATGTGAATGGTCGGGGGTCAATTATTGTGAGTCTGACACACATTAAGGAAGATTGTTGTTGACGAGTCTGGCCCGTTTCAAAGAACGGGGCGCCGAAGTTTGTGTCGCCAAATGCGCGCCCTGCTCCACCTtcacctgtcaatcaaataTGTGCGTTCTATGCCACTGAGGTGGCGTTACAAAAAATCTCGGGCAGAGCTGACCTTTTGTGTGTGCCGGCCAGATGGAAGCGCGCCGAGAGCCGCTACACGCTGGAAAGGGCGGCCATCATCAGTCACTGGAACTGGTTGCAGGCTCACATCTCCGACTTGGAGTACCGCATCCGACAGCAGACGGACATCTTCAGGCAGATCCGCGCCAGTaaggtcagtcagtcagtcagtcgttGCTCAACCCTGAGCAAGGAAGTCGGTCGGGAGcgggcccgtccgtccgtccgtccgaccgACCGAGCAGACTCTGCAATTATTTGAACACGCCGACTGCCCTCGGAGCACAAATGTTGTCACGTCGCACGTCTGTCAGTCTTCATTTGCAAGTTTCTGCGCCGCAGGGCTCGGTGGAGCTGGGTGGCGTCCCGCCTCAAGAAGCCAAGTTGGAGCCCGCCAACTTTCAGGTCAAATGATTTCTCTTGCCATTGAGCGCGCCTCGCATGAATGGAGCCGCACCCGGGACAAAATTGAGCCCCGGCCGCACCATCTTTTCTTTGTGCGTTTCTTTACGACTGAGTGCAAAGTTGACCGCTTATGAGTTTGTGTGCATGTCTTGCTGCCTGCAGGATGAGTCTTCAGAACGTGTGGAACACCCGGTCGCCATAGAGCCTCGGAAAGCTCAAAGCGGGCAGCCGGTTAACGGTGTCCTCAGCAGGTACTGGTTGGTGAtgaaggtgatgatgatgatgatgacggatGCCCAAATGTGG contains these protein-coding regions:
- the LOC125991632 gene encoding KAT8 regulatory NSL complex subunit 1 isoform X2 encodes the protein MAAMAPALTDAPAEAHHIRFKLAAPSSSLSPASADNHANASNILIHAGGPPKCKVAPEDDDQQQPSSQPPPSQGDSLGKLQPLVASYLCSDVTPVASTKESITLQGVLIKQSVLKSGRILPSSRLNGGDFLLRKRHAIELSGDQLKSLMSANGNQPAAPVNGLAKKLAAGSGCAMATALNGDKPPAHSHAAEPDGRPPRVAVKGSLHRRRSPGLCPNAQQATTQQSPLSQDTRSPASQDVNLERGGPSPARSDRERPGCSRRGSPADARAGERARLSGSRQAEIEGRLRRLRKRLQVVQAKQVERHVQQQLGGFLESAVGRLLAAGGGRKDHASAPWRTGRHSAGSGRDGLSRFLKSGSVPSELERLYLSGSANLRSVEKAFDSDVTESSSGGDSDLEEEELTRVDVEQRHVKIWKRAESRYTLERAAIISHWNWLQAHISDLEYRIRQQTDIFRQIRASKGSVELGGVPPQEAKLEPANFQDESSERVEHPVAIEPRKAQSGQPVNGVLSRAGESVDSKHQQAPDSTCVAARTRPLIGWRRRRLIQPNTLANLIGKASRSGGACRVNPGCVMCGGRPVPREDPQFHLPVLERLSRMDLGVHPILSFSDDVAVGLRVQQAMKSCWSGRSLERSKPVKKFSLKHKLSSCKEKHKFASSLMAVRLGHCKSRADKPRPPDAVACKAERAHGVSAPPGPYDKTSGRKRLREPALDRSDSSPKFFLDSGGSAAPCPALSGVHSPVARQLSTSSDNAALPAAGTALQPVKRRRGESSFDINNIVIPMSVAATTRVEKLQYKEILTPSWRAVDVLTQPAVRGEDEREVEDLSDAAFIQLHQPYEDQERSRWTWMALAPAKRRGSRSYKSTDGRTTPLFCSTNPPTPQPASPEPGHYPALHDYGHLPSPVSPPSPDTPCSRDSHRLVSSEDTRCSTPDLAFEERTVAPWERRDFPLAEDPAPEPEADGECAGLRMASLSGCHPFGRPDSDDGEPPCCHDDDHHAAGPKRP
- the LOC125991632 gene encoding KAT8 regulatory NSL complex subunit 1 isoform X1, whose translation is MAAMAPALTDAPAEAHHIRFKLAAPSSSLSPASADNHANASNILIHAGGPPKCKVAPEDDDQQQPSSQPPPSQGDSLGKLQPLVASYLCSDVTPVASTKESITLQGVLIKQSVLKSGRILPSSRLNGGDFLLRKRHAIELSGDQLKSLMSANGNQPAAPVNGLAKKLAAGSGCAMATALNGDKPPAHSHAAEPDGRPPRVAVKGSLHRRRSPGLCPNAQQATTQQSPLSQDTRSPASQDVNLERGGPSPARSDRERPGCSRRGSPADARAGERARLSGSRQAEIEGRLRRLRKRLQVVQAKQVERHVQQQLGGFLESAVGRLLAAGGGRKDHASAPWRTGRHSAGSGRDGLSRFLKSGSVPSELERLYLSGSANLRSVEKAFDSDVTESSSGGDSDLEEEELTRVDVEQRHVKIWKRAESRYTLERAAIISHWNWLQAHISDLEYRIRQQTDIFRQIRASKGSVELGGVPPQEAKLEPANFQDESSERVEHPVAIEPRKAQSGQPVNGVLSSRAGESVDSKHQQAPDSTCVAARTRPLIGWRRRRLIQPNTLANLIGKASRSGGACRVNPGCVMCGGRPVPREDPQFHLPVLERLSRMDLGVHPILSFSDDVAVGLRVQQAMKSCWSGRSLERSKPVKKFSLKHKLSSCKEKHKFASSLMAVRLGHCKSRADKPRPPDAVACKAERAHGVSAPPGPYDKTSGRKRLREPALDRSDSSPKFFLDSGGSAAPCPALSGVHSPVARQLSTSSDNAALPAAGTALQPVKRRRGESSFDINNIVIPMSVAATTRVEKLQYKEILTPSWRAVDVLTQPAVRGEDEREVEDLSDAAFIQLHQPYEDQERSRWTWMALAPAKRRGSRSYKSTDGRTTPLFCSTNPPTPQPASPEPGHYPALHDYGHLPSPVSPPSPDTPCSRDSHRLVSSEDTRCSTPDLAFEERTVAPWERRDFPLAEDPAPEPEADGECAGLRMASLSGCHPFGRPDSDDGEPPCCHDDDHHAAGPKRP